From Pleurocapsa sp. PCC 7319:
TAAAGCTTATCAGATGGCTTTTTCCTGTTACTTCAGAACTGAAATAGGTCTTATCTAAACTTGACAGACAGACTTGTCTGTTTTAAAATTTAACTATGGATACAGTTACCAAGCAACTAACACCAAAAGAACGCATTCTCAAAACAGTAGATCGCTTGTTTTATGAACAAGGCTATCTAGCAACCGGTATTAACCAAATAATTGCCGAAGCTCAAGTGGCGAAAGCAAGTTTTTACCAACACTTCCCTTCCAAAGAAGCATTGGTATTGGAATACATCAAAACTTATAACAGTTCGTTTGTTCAACAATTACGACAGTTAGACAAGCAGCACCCAGAACCAAAGGCTAAAATCTTAGCCTTATTCGATCATATTGCGTGCTTTGCTCAACAAGCTGAATGCCGAGGTTGTGCTTTTCTAAATATTGCGGCAGAATTTTCGCAACCTGA
This genomic window contains:
- a CDS encoding TetR/AcrR family transcriptional regulator encodes the protein MDTVTKQLTPKERILKTVDRLFYEQGYLATGINQIIAEAQVAKASFYQHFPSKEALVLEYIKTYNSSFVQQLRQLDKQHPEPKAKILALFDHIACFAQQAECRGCAFLNIAAEFSQPESKPRQLIAQLKTDLKVYIEQLVLKALPEDISPESAQTRATAVYLLFEAALVESRIHHDLWPIEASKAAANQLLS